One segment of Vagococcus martis DNA contains the following:
- a CDS encoding ABC transporter ATP-binding protein, with protein sequence MELIIQDVVKKFDDKASLDEASFQFEKGKIYGLLGRNGAGKTTLFNCISKDLSIDSGTIQLKEDMIEHDFSDLEVGLVHATPTVPDFMTGYEFIKFFIDMNKEKMLNVRTPDEYLAKVGIKKEDRHRLLKDYSHGMKNKVQMIATMMVQPPVLLLDEPLTSFDVVAAHEMKELILSIKKDSVVIFSTHILQLAQDLCDEIVVLHNGKLTGFDPSKIHTNSFEADIVSLLSDEVSDKQEVVAEVLGESNDE encoded by the coding sequence GTGGAGTTAATCATACAAGACGTAGTGAAAAAGTTTGATGATAAAGCGAGTTTAGATGAAGCGAGTTTTCAATTTGAAAAAGGCAAAATATATGGATTATTAGGTCGAAATGGAGCGGGTAAAACGACACTTTTTAATTGTATATCAAAAGATTTATCCATTGACTCAGGGACGATTCAGTTGAAAGAGGACATGATAGAGCATGATTTTTCTGATTTAGAAGTTGGGTTAGTTCATGCGACTCCAACAGTGCCAGATTTTATGACAGGTTATGAATTTATCAAATTTTTTATCGATATGAATAAAGAAAAAATGTTAAACGTTCGAACGCCAGATGAGTACTTAGCAAAAGTCGGCATTAAAAAAGAGGATCGTCATCGTTTATTAAAAGACTATTCACATGGTATGAAAAATAAAGTACAAATGATTGCAACCATGATGGTTCAACCACCTGTCTTGTTACTTGATGAACCATTGACGAGTTTTGATGTGGTTGCAGCTCATGAAATGAAAGAATTGATTTTATCCATAAAAAAAGACTCTGTTGTGATTTTCTCGACTCATATTTTACAGTTAGCTCAAGATTTATGTGATGAGATTGTGGTCTTACATAACGGGAAACTAACAGGATTTGATCCAAGTAAAATTCATACAAACAGTTTTGAAGCAGATATTGTTTCTTTATTATCTGATGAGGTCAGTGACAAGCAAGAAGTAGTAGCTGAAGTATTAGGTGAGTCTAATGATGAATAA
- the proC gene encoding pyrroline-5-carboxylate reductase, giving the protein MKIGIFGAGHMGSAMIKGWVQSNEIKPEDILVKGGRSNTAEELQKTIPFKLTDHVADFNQVDIIFLAVKTPIILPVIHELKNFLKSSIPIVSVSAGVPVSEMQVALGEAYPVAQAIPNTPVQINQGITGIVYADSITDAQKERIHQSLAILGMVKEISADNIDIFGTLAGCGPAFVDVFMEALGDAAVLHGMNRELAYEVVAKMVSGAANLLSESKKHPGELKDGVTSPGGTTIKGVVALEKNGFRYAAISSIDTIMESYE; this is encoded by the coding sequence ATGAAAATAGGTATTTTCGGTGCTGGTCATATGGGTAGTGCCATGATAAAAGGATGGGTTCAATCAAACGAAATTAAACCAGAGGATATTTTAGTTAAGGGTGGTCGTAGTAATACTGCAGAAGAGTTACAAAAAACGATTCCCTTTAAACTAACAGATCATGTAGCTGACTTTAATCAGGTAGATATTATTTTTTTAGCCGTTAAGACACCTATCATTTTGCCGGTGATTCATGAGTTAAAAAACTTTTTAAAATCTAGTATTCCTATTGTGTCAGTATCTGCAGGTGTGCCTGTTTCTGAGATGCAAGTCGCTTTGGGTGAAGCGTATCCTGTGGCTCAAGCCATTCCGAATACACCTGTACAAATCAATCAAGGTATCACGGGTATTGTTTATGCTGACTCAATCACTGACGCCCAAAAAGAGAGGATTCATCAATCACTTGCTATTTTAGGTATGGTGAAAGAAATTAGCGCTGATAACATTGATATTTTTGGTACATTAGCTGGGTGTGGCCCTGCATTTGTTGATGTCTTCATGGAAGCTCTAGGAGATGCGGCTGTTCTTCATGGCATGAACCGCGAACTGGCCTATGAGGTCGTTGCTAAGATGGTGAGTGGTGCAGCTAACCTTTTATCAGAGTCTAAAAAACATCCAGGTGAGTTAAAAGATGGGGTTACTTCTCCGGGAGGCACCACAATAAAAGGGGTTGTCGCATTAGAAAAAAACGGCTTTAGATATGCCGCTATCTCCAGTATTGATACTATTATGGAGTCGTATGAATAA
- a CDS encoding ABC transporter permease — MTFNEFIFKHTVRNKSLYLAYLLSTLTTVMTFFTFSTFAHHPMLSHENMSQIVIVGMNVSSLIIFVFSFFYVLYSMDIFLQSRKKEFGLLLIQGMSPKQLRKMIFGENTLVGFVATIGGILLGFIFSQLLLFLSKSILGIELPFYFPVYSILITFIAFTLLFFSISLFIQLKIPKMDIQELLQSDENGKGELKVSPFKSLLAVLLIGIGYAIALTVKGMQVFFAMIPVILIVIVGTHFLFNQLSILVISRLKKNKHRFWNKTNMLVYSDLGFRMKDNARSFFLVSIITTVAFAAIGSLTGFKEMTYASVDAMTYDFYLTDIDGKKQELAKNLDVMQREIDKEDLDMMELRMKIVNVPSNEQHNGYRVISHRTYKELAKFIGNETLPDDSKTYRIETKHEDMSSNYQKGYLKQLPVPNQSSLSVESIQVKKEVIPGFQNVYVVPKEAYRAFIDQYGEQQEIGWLADKKTRDKQVHVASRLSDIQGLQSKALIMQSITDIYTPVLFVGFFIGAIFFVSAGSFLYFRLYSDMSVDTEKFRIVYQLGISRKEMKRIVYRQVAILFFTPIIVSSIHGIVALKSMYAMFGQGLQITAFWVIGIFLIIQISYYLIARAFYFKKLYKEVTVD, encoded by the coding sequence ATGACTTTTAATGAATTTATATTCAAGCATACTGTACGTAATAAATCATTATATCTAGCTTATCTTCTTAGCACGCTAACGACAGTGATGACCTTTTTCACCTTTTCAACTTTCGCTCATCATCCTATGTTAAGTCATGAGAATATGAGCCAGATTGTAATAGTGGGGATGAATGTCTCATCCTTGATTATTTTTGTGTTTTCCTTTTTTTATGTCTTGTATTCGATGGATATTTTTTTACAATCGAGAAAAAAAGAATTTGGCTTGTTACTAATTCAGGGGATGTCACCGAAACAACTAAGAAAAATGATATTTGGTGAAAATACGCTTGTTGGGTTTGTGGCGACAATTGGTGGGATACTACTAGGATTTATTTTTTCTCAATTACTCCTTTTTTTGAGTAAATCAATATTAGGTATTGAGTTGCCATTTTATTTTCCCGTGTATTCAATTCTCATTACATTTATTGCCTTTACCTTGTTATTTTTTTCTATTTCTTTATTTATTCAATTAAAAATACCAAAAATGGATATTCAAGAACTTTTACAAAGCGATGAAAATGGTAAAGGGGAACTAAAAGTGTCACCCTTCAAGTCATTATTAGCTGTCTTGTTAATTGGTATTGGGTATGCCATTGCTTTAACTGTTAAAGGAATGCAAGTATTTTTTGCGATGATACCTGTTATTTTAATTGTCATAGTCGGAACGCATTTTTTATTTAATCAGCTTAGTATTCTGGTGATTTCACGATTGAAAAAAAATAAACATCGTTTTTGGAATAAAACTAATATGCTTGTCTACTCTGATTTAGGATTTCGGATGAAAGATAACGCACGTTCTTTTTTCTTAGTGTCGATTATTACCACTGTCGCATTTGCAGCAATTGGCTCATTGACTGGGTTTAAAGAGATGACTTATGCCTCAGTTGACGCGATGACCTATGATTTTTATCTGACTGATATTGATGGTAAAAAACAAGAATTAGCAAAAAATCTGGATGTGATGCAACGCGAGATTGATAAAGAAGATTTAGACATGATGGAATTGCGGATGAAAATCGTAAACGTTCCATCCAATGAACAGCATAACGGTTATCGAGTCATCAGTCACCGCACATATAAAGAATTGGCCAAATTTATTGGCAATGAAACACTGCCAGATGATAGTAAAACATACCGTATTGAAACCAAACATGAGGATATGAGTAGTAATTATCAAAAGGGGTATTTAAAACAATTACCAGTCCCTAACCAATCGAGTCTATCTGTGGAGTCAATACAAGTAAAAAAAGAAGTCATTCCAGGATTTCAAAATGTTTATGTTGTACCAAAAGAGGCATATCGAGCCTTTATTGATCAATACGGTGAACAACAAGAAATTGGTTGGTTAGCCGATAAGAAAACACGCGACAAACAAGTGCATGTGGCAAGTCGGTTATCGGATATACAAGGGCTACAAAGTAAGGCACTTATTATGCAATCAATCACAGATATATACACACCCGTCTTATTTGTTGGTTTTTTTATAGGGGCGATCTTTTTTGTTTCGGCGGGTAGTTTTTTATATTTTAGATTGTATAGTGATATGTCAGTGGATACGGAAAAATTTCGAATTGTTTATCAGTTAGGGATTAGTCGAAAAGAAATGAAACGTATTGTCTATCGGCAAGTGGCCATCTTATTTTTCACACCAATTATTGTGTCTTCTATTCATGGCATTGTTGCACTTAAATCAATGTACGCCATGTTTGGGCAAGGACTACAAATTACAGCCTTTTGGGTAATAGGCATATTTTTAATTATCCAAATTAGCTATTATCTCATTGCTAGAGCATTTTATTTTAAAAAATTATATAAAGAAGTCACTGTAGATTAA
- a CDS encoding ABC transporter ATP-binding protein — MLELKNVTKSYGSRDLIFQALKGVSLTVDKGEFVGIMGPSGSGKSTLLNLIGTIDKPTTGQVLLDGENPSEFNQDDLVKFRRNELGFVFQGFNLMPTLTVGENIVLPLTLDGKSVELMTNALNEMAHILGIEQLLNKRMSQISGGQAQRVAIARAMIHKPKLLLADEPTGNLDTKASKEVMRLLSNLNQRLHSTILMVTHDAFAASYCQKIIFIKDGELTQEIQRHASQSEFYDDILVCLKQLEGEADDF, encoded by the coding sequence ATGTTAGAATTAAAAAATGTCACAAAATCTTATGGCTCACGTGACTTGATTTTTCAAGCATTAAAAGGTGTATCATTAACGGTCGATAAAGGAGAGTTTGTTGGGATTATGGGCCCTTCCGGTAGTGGTAAATCCACGTTATTAAATTTAATCGGAACAATTGATAAACCCACAACCGGTCAAGTCTTACTTGACGGGGAAAACCCTTCTGAATTTAATCAAGATGATTTAGTAAAATTTAGACGTAATGAATTAGGCTTTGTGTTTCAGGGGTTTAACTTAATGCCTACATTGACAGTTGGTGAAAACATTGTTTTACCACTGACGTTGGATGGTAAAAGTGTTGAACTGATGACAAATGCTTTAAATGAGATGGCACATATTTTAGGGATAGAACAACTACTCAATAAAAGAATGAGTCAAATATCAGGAGGTCAAGCTCAACGCGTGGCTATTGCAAGAGCGATGATTCATAAACCAAAATTATTACTAGCCGATGAACCTACTGGAAATTTAGATACCAAGGCGTCTAAAGAAGTCATGAGATTACTATCCAATTTAAACCAACGTTTACATTCTACTATTTTAATGGTAACGCATGACGCATTTGCAGCTAGCTATTGTCAAAAGATTATATTTATTAAAGATGGCGAACTGACACAAGAAATCCAACGACATGCTTCTCAGAGTGAATTTTATGATGATATTTTAGTGTGTTTGAAACAGTTAGAAGGTGAAGCAGATGACTTTTAA
- a CDS encoding Na+/H+ antiporter — protein sequence MAVLEATILFIILVIISNIISHYLVAIPTALIEISVGVIVALFLHIDIELQTDWFMLLFVAPLLYSDAKHFPKKELWELRTPIFANAILLVFLTTIAGGLLINVFIPQVSLPLAFALAAVLSPTDPVAVQGIAEQVKLPKKILTLISGESLINDASGLIAFKYALAAFLTGYFSLKQATGDFIYMTIIGIVIGYVISKLVYMIQRTLLRQGIQDVILHSSLQVMTPFVIFIAAELVHASGVIAVVVAGVLAIQQEPLFRGRFSEIKIVTNKLWDIIIYLLNGIVFVILGTTLPYAMRAAIIDPSISNGLLILYVLIVWVILMSIRTLWSYTYMWYDYLKSQKSMPLKPRFSVAVLTGLTGVRGAVTMAMVLSIPFFLPDGNVFQERYLIIFLASGVILVSLLVAVITLPIFTKQKKRLVLTGDEANPEPIDDLSDDTQLPEIEARKLITKQAIKSLQQDLTSENELIINDILQDLDKQLRFLYLDDDRTSNEIYYKLELEYRHLAADYETKKVCELLPILNLPKKTEKNYLNMLYYKQRAHSSNINMMAHQYLYKLQKKTKRLIYQSILKKQPDSYQLDTIKKITTLEVNSSEATVDMLQTCQHHLDQSDRYFTVRYNILNQLIMEYQSKVHRLQHYHLVQEASYQELYQDYFLRALDEERGMIQTLLEQGLISNTMANQLRQGINYSETSFLQTNVEE from the coding sequence ATGGCCGTTTTAGAAGCGACGATTTTATTTATTATACTTGTTATAATATCCAATATTATTAGTCATTATCTCGTAGCAATTCCAACAGCCTTAATAGAAATTAGTGTTGGTGTGATTGTGGCGTTATTTTTACATATAGATATTGAATTACAAACAGATTGGTTCATGTTATTATTTGTTGCACCACTTCTTTATAGTGATGCCAAGCATTTTCCAAAGAAAGAATTATGGGAGTTACGAACCCCTATCTTTGCCAATGCTATTTTGTTAGTTTTTTTGACGACAATAGCAGGCGGATTATTGATTAATGTGTTTATTCCTCAAGTCAGTTTACCGCTAGCTTTTGCATTGGCTGCAGTCTTGTCTCCAACTGATCCAGTTGCCGTTCAAGGCATCGCCGAGCAAGTAAAATTGCCTAAGAAAATTCTAACGTTGATTAGTGGTGAGAGTTTAATCAATGATGCTAGTGGATTAATTGCGTTTAAATATGCACTTGCAGCCTTTTTAACTGGTTACTTTTCCCTCAAACAGGCAACAGGTGATTTTATTTATATGACGATTATTGGGATTGTCATTGGATATGTGATCAGTAAATTAGTTTACATGATTCAACGAACGTTACTCAGACAAGGGATTCAAGATGTGATTTTACACTCATCATTACAAGTTATGACGCCTTTTGTGATTTTTATCGCTGCTGAACTGGTGCATGCTTCTGGAGTGATTGCCGTTGTGGTAGCAGGTGTGTTGGCGATTCAACAAGAACCACTATTTCGAGGACGATTTTCCGAAATTAAAATTGTCACAAATAAATTATGGGACATCATTATCTATTTATTAAACGGTATTGTGTTTGTTATTTTAGGTACAACACTCCCATATGCGATGCGTGCTGCTATTATTGACCCATCAATTAGTAATGGACTACTGATTTTATATGTACTCATTGTCTGGGTTATCTTAATGAGTATTCGAACACTTTGGTCTTACACGTATATGTGGTACGACTACCTCAAATCCCAAAAGTCCATGCCACTTAAGCCTAGATTTTCTGTTGCTGTATTAACTGGATTAACAGGTGTTAGAGGTGCTGTTACAATGGCAATGGTCTTATCAATCCCTTTCTTCTTACCGGATGGAAATGTCTTCCAGGAAAGGTATTTGATTATCTTTTTAGCTAGTGGGGTTATTTTAGTGAGCTTATTAGTGGCAGTCATTACCTTACCTATTTTCACTAAACAAAAGAAACGTTTAGTTCTGACAGGCGATGAAGCAAATCCAGAACCAATTGATGATCTTTCAGATGACACTCAATTGCCAGAAATTGAAGCACGAAAATTAATTACAAAACAAGCGATTAAATCCTTGCAACAAGATTTGACTTCTGAAAACGAATTGATTATCAACGACATTTTACAAGATTTAGATAAACAATTAAGGTTTCTTTACTTAGATGACGATCGAACGTCAAATGAAATATACTATAAATTAGAACTTGAATACCGTCACCTTGCTGCAGATTATGAAACAAAAAAAGTGTGCGAGCTGTTACCAATACTCAACTTACCAAAGAAAACTGAAAAAAACTATTTAAACATGTTATATTATAAACAACGAGCTCATTCAAGTAATATCAACATGATGGCTCATCAATACTTATATAAATTACAAAAGAAAACCAAACGATTAATTTATCAATCTATCTTAAAAAAACAACCAGATTCCTATCAATTGGATACAATCAAAAAAATTACAACATTAGAAGTGAATAGTTCAGAAGCAACTGTCGATATGCTTCAAACGTGTCAACATCATCTCGATCAATCAGATCGGTATTTTACTGTGCGATATAATATTTTGAATCAATTAATCATGGAATACCAAAGTAAAGTCCATCGACTTCAGCATTATCACCTAGTACAAGAAGCAAGTTATCAAGAACTGTATCAAGATTATTTTTTACGTGCATTAGACGAAGAACGTGGAATGATTCAAACCTTACTTGAACAAGGGCTTATCTCAAATACTATGGCAAATCAGTTAAGACAAGGGATAAACTATAGTGAAACATCGTTCTTACAAACAAACGTTGAAGAATAA
- a CDS encoding PspC domain-containing protein: MKRLRKSSTDKVFSGICGGLGDFFWNVT; this comes from the coding sequence ATGAAAAGATTAAGGAAATCAAGTACTGATAAAGTTTTTTCTGGAATTTGTGGAGGATTGGGTGACTTTTTTTGGAATGTCACCTAA
- the glmS gene encoding glutamine--fructose-6-phosphate transaminase (isomerizing), with translation MCGIVGVIGNNRAKDILLTGLEKLEYRGYDSAGIMVADDSQSYLVKTPGRVSELRALANDVPAGHIGIGHTRWATHGVPNTENAHPHQSTSGKFCLVHNGVIENYLELKNDYLTDIALKGDTDSEIVVELVDYFYRQGKTPFEAFEAALDKVEGSYAIALMDVEDNNTLYLAKNKSPLLIGLGENCHYVGSDAMAMINETNEFVEIKDGERIILTPSELTIFDRESNKLSRESFVADLDATDTEKGLYPHYMLKEIDEQPSVMRKLISEYLTEDGKTTIDEDIIAHMASSDRIYIVGCGTSWHAGLVGKKIIEELTNIPVEVHLASEMGYDMPILSEKPFFIFLTQSGETADSRQVLVKVNELSLPSLTITNVKGSTLSREATYTLLLHAGPEIAVASTKAYTSQIAVMAYLAQSIGLKKGLETASSIDLAHEMAIIASVMDSMISEKELISGLSESFLGTARNAFFIGRGLDYAVSMEAALKLKEISYIQAEGFAAGELKHGTIALIEEGTPVISIITDEKTASHTRGNAKEVESRGANVLTISLENVAHEGDQLVLLPVHELLTPLVSVVPLQLLAYYASLQRGLDVDKPRNLAKSVTVE, from the coding sequence ATGTGTGGAATAGTTGGAGTAATCGGAAATAACCGAGCAAAAGACATTTTATTAACAGGATTAGAAAAATTAGAATATAGAGGCTATGATTCAGCTGGTATTATGGTTGCAGATGACAGTCAATCATACCTTGTAAAGACACCAGGTCGTGTGAGTGAGTTAAGAGCTTTAGCAAATGACGTTCCTGCCGGTCATATTGGAATCGGTCATACGCGTTGGGCAACTCATGGTGTGCCAAATACAGAAAATGCACACCCACATCAATCAACAAGTGGGAAATTTTGTTTAGTACATAATGGTGTGATTGAAAACTATTTAGAGTTAAAAAATGATTATTTAACTGATATCGCCTTAAAAGGGGATACAGATAGTGAGATTGTCGTTGAATTGGTTGATTATTTTTATCGTCAAGGTAAAACACCTTTTGAAGCATTTGAAGCAGCGTTAGACAAAGTAGAAGGTTCTTATGCGATTGCGTTAATGGACGTAGAAGATAACAACACGCTATACCTTGCGAAAAATAAAAGCCCATTACTAATCGGACTTGGCGAAAATTGCCATTATGTTGGTAGCGATGCAATGGCAATGATTAATGAAACAAATGAATTCGTTGAAATTAAAGATGGCGAACGCATTATTTTAACACCAAGTGAGTTGACAATTTTTGATAGAGAGTCAAATAAATTATCACGTGAGTCATTTGTAGCAGACCTTGATGCAACAGACACTGAAAAAGGTTTATACCCTCATTACATGTTAAAAGAAATTGATGAGCAACCAAGTGTGATGAGAAAATTAATTTCTGAATATTTAACAGAAGATGGTAAGACAACAATTGATGAAGACATTATCGCTCATATGGCATCAAGTGATCGTATCTATATCGTCGGATGTGGTACAAGTTGGCATGCAGGTTTAGTTGGTAAAAAAATCATTGAAGAGTTAACTAATATTCCAGTTGAAGTGCATTTAGCTAGTGAGATGGGCTATGATATGCCCATTTTATCAGAAAAACCTTTCTTCATTTTCTTAACGCAAAGTGGTGAAACAGCCGATAGTCGTCAAGTATTGGTTAAAGTAAATGAATTAAGCTTGCCATCACTGACTATTACGAACGTAAAAGGTTCTACACTATCACGTGAAGCGACCTACACACTATTGTTACATGCTGGTCCAGAAATTGCGGTAGCATCAACAAAAGCTTATACGTCTCAAATTGCGGTTATGGCTTATTTAGCACAATCTATTGGATTGAAAAAAGGGTTAGAAACAGCATCATCCATTGATTTAGCTCATGAAATGGCAATTATCGCCTCTGTAATGGATTCAATGATTAGTGAAAAAGAATTAATATCTGGTCTTAGCGAGTCATTCTTAGGAACAGCACGCAATGCATTCTTTATTGGCCGTGGACTAGATTATGCCGTATCAATGGAAGCAGCACTTAAATTAAAAGAAATTTCTTATATTCAAGCAGAAGGATTTGCTGCAGGTGAATTAAAACATGGAACCATTGCCTTGATTGAAGAAGGAACACCAGTCATTTCGATTATCACAGATGAAAAAACGGCTAGTCATACACGCGGAAACGCAAAAGAAGTGGAAAGTCGTGGGGCAAATGTTTTAACAATCTCACTTGAAAATGTCGCACATGAAGGCGACCAACTCGTGTTGTTGCCAGTACATGAACTACTAACACCACTAGTTAGTGTGGTGCCTTTACAACTATTAGCATACTATGCAAGTTTACAAAGAGGGTTAGATGTTGATAAACCACGTAACTTAGCAAAAAGTGTGACAGTAGAATAA
- the glmM gene encoding phosphoglucosamine mutase has product MGKYFGTDGVRGIANKELTPELAFKIGRCGGHVLCQHSHLTEGKPQVLVGRDTRISGQLLEQALISGLLSVGIEVLQLGVISTPGVAYLTRTQKAAAGVMISASHNPAEDNGIKFFGPDGFKLSDEEEEEIEALLDAETDVLPRPSALGLGTLNVYREGAQKYIEFLKKTVDEEFTGLSVCLDGANGATTPLINQLFADLDTDFYTMGVRPDGLNINDGVGSTHPEKLAEMVVEKEADLGLAFDGDGDRVIAVDEKGQIVDGDKILYICGKYLAANDELNKDTIVATVMSNLGFHKAVEEAGMTAVTTQVGDRYVVEEMRKSGYNLGGEQSGHIVFLQHNTTGDGLLSGIQLMQVMKASGKKLSELVADIEEYPQKLVNIKVSDKYGAMDVPAIKAIIEEVEGEMNGDGRILVRPSGTEPLLRVMAEAPTEEKVNYYVDKIADVVVKEIGI; this is encoded by the coding sequence ATGGGTAAATATTTTGGAACTGATGGTGTGAGAGGGATTGCAAATAAAGAACTAACACCAGAACTAGCATTCAAAATTGGACGTTGTGGAGGGCATGTCTTATGTCAACATAGCCACTTAACTGAAGGAAAACCACAAGTACTTGTTGGAAGAGACACACGTATTTCTGGACAATTATTAGAACAAGCACTTATTTCAGGACTCCTTTCAGTTGGAATAGAAGTCTTACAGCTAGGTGTGATTTCTACACCAGGCGTGGCGTATTTAACAAGAACGCAAAAAGCAGCAGCAGGTGTGATGATTTCAGCGTCACATAATCCAGCTGAAGATAATGGAATCAAGTTCTTTGGGCCAGATGGGTTCAAATTATCTGATGAAGAAGAAGAAGAAATTGAAGCATTATTAGATGCTGAAACCGACGTTTTACCTCGACCATCAGCATTAGGACTTGGAACTTTGAATGTTTATCGTGAAGGTGCGCAAAAATACATTGAATTCTTGAAGAAAACAGTTGATGAAGAATTCACTGGTTTGAGTGTCTGCCTAGACGGAGCAAATGGAGCAACCACTCCGTTAATCAATCAACTTTTTGCAGATTTAGATACAGATTTCTATACAATGGGCGTTAGACCAGATGGGTTAAACATCAATGATGGTGTTGGTTCAACACATCCTGAAAAACTAGCAGAAATGGTTGTTGAAAAAGAAGCTGATTTAGGTTTAGCCTTTGATGGTGATGGTGATCGTGTGATTGCTGTTGATGAAAAAGGCCAAATCGTTGATGGAGATAAGATTTTATATATTTGTGGTAAATATCTTGCAGCCAATGATGAGTTAAACAAAGATACAATTGTTGCCACTGTTATGAGTAACTTAGGGTTCCATAAAGCCGTTGAAGAAGCAGGTATGACGGCCGTTACAACTCAAGTTGGTGATAGATATGTGGTTGAAGAGATGCGCAAATCTGGTTACAATCTTGGTGGAGAACAATCAGGACACATCGTCTTCTTACAACACAATACAACAGGTGATGGTTTACTTTCAGGCATTCAATTGATGCAAGTAATGAAAGCTTCTGGTAAAAAATTATCTGAATTAGTAGCCGACATTGAAGAATACCCACAAAAATTAGTGAACATTAAAGTGTCAGATAAATATGGTGCGATGGATGTTCCGGCTATAAAAGCGATTATTGAAGAAGTTGAAGGAGAAATGAATGGGGATGGCCGAATCCTTGTAAGACCTTCAGGAACTGAGCCATTACTTCGTGTGATGGCAGAAGCACCAACAGAAGAAAAAGTTAATTATTATGTTGATAAAATTGCTGATGTTGTCGTAAAAGAAATCGGAATTTAA
- a CDS encoding CdaR family protein produces MKNDRKSPWFIRILSLFFAILLYYNANSFVISNKTNNAVTNLEATAENVPVNVTYNQDKYFISGYKESVSVELTSNNKILLDKESNAETRGFSVVMDLTKYSVGTHEVPLQIVGLPNSVKGTVKPNKLSVTIENKDSNSFKVEPAIDNKIYQDGYSTKEVTIDPMNVKVSGSESSIQEIDRVIAGVSERTNVTGNFSEKVQPYAVNKAGEPLNVRIEPDTVTVNVKVNVPSKRVKITPIQSGTIPKGIKDFTFTLKDDMVDIEGPKEVLDEINGIELKVDTTNIRETTTSSYSVVVPNGVKATPEMVSITVKPNEAKTTSDSK; encoded by the coding sequence ATGAAAAATGATCGTAAATCACCTTGGTTTATTAGAATATTATCTTTGTTTTTTGCCATTCTTTTATACTATAATGCCAACTCATTTGTCATATCAAATAAGACAAATAACGCAGTAACTAATTTGGAAGCAACAGCTGAAAATGTACCAGTTAATGTTACTTATAACCAAGATAAGTATTTTATTTCCGGTTATAAAGAAAGTGTCTCTGTTGAATTGACAAGTAATAATAAAATTTTGTTAGACAAGGAGTCTAATGCTGAAACACGTGGCTTTTCAGTGGTAATGGACTTAACGAAATATAGTGTTGGGACACATGAAGTACCATTGCAAATTGTTGGGTTACCAAATTCGGTTAAAGGAACTGTTAAACCGAATAAATTATCGGTTACCATAGAGAATAAAGATAGCAATTCATTCAAAGTTGAACCAGCGATTGATAATAAAATTTACCAAGACGGATACTCAACAAAAGAAGTGACGATTGATCCAATGAATGTAAAAGTAAGTGGATCTGAATCGTCTATTCAAGAAATTGATCGAGTCATTGCTGGTGTCAGTGAACGAACAAACGTTACAGGGAATTTTTCAGAGAAAGTGCAGCCTTATGCTGTCAATAAAGCTGGAGAACCACTGAATGTTCGAATTGAACCTGATACAGTGACTGTTAATGTAAAAGTCAATGTCCCAAGTAAACGAGTTAAAATCACTCCAATCCAATCAGGTACCATTCCAAAAGGGATTAAAGATTTTACGTTTACACTAAAAGATGACATGGTGGATATAGAAGGACCAAAAGAAGTACTGGATGAAATAAATGGCATAGAGCTTAAGGTTGATACAACAAACATTCGTGAAACAACAACAAGTTCTTATTCTGTGGTTGTACCAAATGGTGTGAAAGCTACACCGGAAATGGTGTCCATAACAGTTAAACCAAATGAAGCAAAAACGACCAGTGATAGTAAATAA